A stretch of Kaistella flava (ex Peng et al. 2021) DNA encodes these proteins:
- the recR gene encoding recombination mediator RecR — translation MEYPSKVLAKAVDEISGLPGIGKKSALRLALHLLKQPESQAIALGDSLKKLVTDIKYCRECHNFSDSEVCDICANPKRTEELLCVVEDVRDVMAIENTGKFRGKYLVLGGKISPMEGIGPNKLNISSIEKKLETGIVKELIFALSATMEGDTTAYYIYKKFKSSTVRFSTIARGISVGDELEYADEISLGRSIQNRLPYSEGS, via the coding sequence ATGGAGTATCCGAGCAAAGTTTTAGCAAAAGCCGTAGATGAAATTTCTGGTTTACCGGGAATTGGTAAGAAGTCTGCGTTGCGTTTGGCATTGCATCTTTTGAAGCAACCCGAAAGTCAGGCGATTGCTTTGGGAGATTCCTTAAAAAAATTAGTTACAGATATTAAATATTGCAGAGAATGTCATAATTTCTCTGATTCTGAAGTTTGTGATATTTGTGCTAATCCAAAAAGAACGGAAGAATTACTTTGCGTCGTAGAAGATGTTCGCGACGTTATGGCGATTGAAAATACTGGAAAATTCCGTGGGAAATATTTAGTTCTTGGCGGTAAAATTTCTCCAATGGAAGGAATCGGTCCGAATAAATTGAACATTTCCTCCATCGAAAAAAAGTTAGAAACTGGAATTGTAAAAGAGCTTATTTTCGCTTTAAGTGCCACGATGGAAGGTGATACAACGGCTTATTATATTTATAAAAAATTCAAAAGTTCAACAGTCCGTTTTTCAACCATTGCCCGCGGAATTTCTGTTGGTGATGAATTAGAATATGCGGACGAAATTTCTTTAGGAAGATCTATTCAAAATCGTTTGCCTTATAGTGAAGGCTCATAA